From Armatimonadota bacterium:
TCGACTCTTCGTCGGCCGCGAAGGAGCGTCTTGAGGAGAACCGGTTCAACCTGGTCGTGTTCGGCGAGTTCAAGCGCGGAAAGAGCACTTTCATCAACTCGCTCCTCGGAAAGGACCTTCTCCCAACCGCAGTCGTCCCGCTCACCTGCATCATCACGCTGGTGCGATACGGAGAGGAAGAGCGAGCAACCATCTTTTTCATGGACGGTCGCACTCTCGACGTTCCGATTACCAAGCTTCCTGCCTACATAACGGAGTCCGAGAACCCCGAGAACCACAAGCGCGTGTCCCGAGTCGAGGTATTCGAGCCGTCGCCGCTGTTGAAAGAGGGTCTGCAGATAATCGATACTCCAGGCGTCGGATCCGTCTACGAACACAACACCGAAGTAGCTCTTGAGTTTCTCCCCCATGCGGACGCCGCGGTCTTTCTGGTCGCTGCAGACCCCCCGATAAGCGGCAGCGAGCGGGAGTTTGTCGTACGCATCAGGCAATACGTTTCAAAGATATTCTTCGTTCAGAACAAGGCAGATCGTCTGTCAAGCGAGGAACTCAGCGAGTCCGTGCAGTTCAACAAGCGGGTCATCGAGGAGGAACTCGGGTATGACTCATTGCAGATCTTCCCGATATCGGCAAGGCTAGCGCTTGAGGGCAAGATATCAGACAACCGCAACGTGCTGGTATCCAGCAACATAGACGAGTTCGAGCAGGCACTCGGCACATTCCTCATGAAAGAGCGCGGTCTGATCTCGCTGCTCTCTGGGGCCAACGGCGCTATAAAGTCGGCCTCGGACATACGAGTGGGCATAGAACTCGAGCGCAAGGCGGTTCAAACCCCTGTCGTGGAGCTGGAGGAAAAACTCCGACTCTTCAGCGCACGCCTGCTTTCCGTACGAAAGCAGAAAGAGGAAGACCTCTACCTGCTGGAACAGGTCTTGAACAAGCTGGTGGTGGAGCAGCTCGATGCTGACCTTGCGGCGCTCCGCTCCAGCCAGCGCAGGCCGCTGTACAAGAGGCTGGCGCAGGTCAGCGAGGAAGCCTCTGGGGGCAACGCGGCGGCCGTGCTCAATCACCTCAACAACTGCATGCCCGGCATCGTCCAGGAGGTTCTCGCTGCGTGGCAGGCGTCCGAGTTACCGCGGGTATCCGAACTGCTGAACGACAGACTTCAGGGATTCACGGACAAGATCAACGCTCTGATCGATCAAGTGCACGACATATCCGGAGACGTGTTCGATCTGAAGCTCGAGCACTTCGCCCCAGACCAGCAACTCAGCGGGTTCAGTCGTTTCTTCGTAAGGACTTGGAACATCCGAGTGAACTTTGAGTTTGCCGCCCTGCCCCTGCTCTACATTCTGCCTGGACGTTGGATGCGCAGGAGACTCCTGCGAGCTGCGTGGGAGAGGCTCTGGGAGCAGTTTGACATGCACTGCGGTCAGATGCGCTATGACTTCGTCCAGAGGCTGCAGACCAGCATCCACGAATATGCGAAGATGCTTGATGCAAAGATAGAGGATACTGCTCAAGGGATGGAATCGGCCGTGCGAAAAGCGATGGATGAGCGGGCGAAAGGGCAGGAAGCGGTGGATGCCTCGCTCTTGCAGCTTGACGACCAGTATCGCTGTGTGAACGACGTGCTGGCGAGGCTGCTGGAGATCAAGACTGATATGTCCCCGAGTACCTGAGGAAGCCGAATCATGATGGACGATGGGAGCCAGGTTGCGGGGCGCTACCAACCGTGAACGGAATCGGGGGACTTAGCATCCAGTCTGGTCGACGGCAGGCTGTGGACAGCAATCTCGACATTCGCGGGTCCGCGTATGCGGCTGTGCTGATGGGGCTTGCAGCGCCGCTCATGTGGAGAGTGAGGGCACAATGATCACTGCGATAGGAACTGCGAATGGATGCTCTAATACCAATAGGGTTAGTAATCAGCGCCCTTGCGGGTCTCGCCGCGTTCCTGATCACCTATGAGGAGTGGTCTCACCACTACGCCAGCAACAGGGAGCCGATCAGGCATGGGATCGAAGCAGCGATAGTTGCCTTCCTGGTCTTCACTTCGCTTATGGTGGTCTCGATGCATCTCGTCGGCCTGATCATAGAGCACTGAGAACGTCGCCATCCTCAGCGGAGTACGCGACAGGCTTGCGCGTAGAGCCTGTCTTGATGGAGGTACTATAATATGGGCTATGGAACTGAAGACACGGTTCCTGTCGGCAGCGCTGACGTAGGACCTATGGGAGCGACCGCAGCAGGCGATGCAGATGCCGACGGCGATCGCGGCCTGGAGCGCAACGTTGTCACCCTCGGCTGGGTGGCGTTCTTCGGCGGGCTGGCGCAGGACATGATCCAGCCGATTCTGCCTTTGTTCTACACCAAGGTGCTTGGGCTGAACAAGGAGTTCGTCGGCCTGATCGAGGGCCTGCTCACCTCAGTCGTCAGCCTGTCCAAGATAGGGGCCGGCTATCTCTCTGATGCTCTCGGAATGAGAAAGGCTATCGTGTTCACAGGCTATGCACTCTCGGCGCTCGGCCGCTTCGGGCTGGGCTTTGCCGGATCCGGCATATCCGCCC
This genomic window contains:
- a CDS encoding dynamin family protein; this translates as MMLDSYGTAREQIIEAFEALNRLAADRGADRVLDSSSAAKERLEENRFNLVVFGEFKRGKSTFINSLLGKDLLPTAVVPLTCIITLVRYGEEERATIFFMDGRTLDVPITKLPAYITESENPENHKRVSRVEVFEPSPLLKEGLQIIDTPGVGSVYEHNTEVALEFLPHADAAVFLVAADPPISGSEREFVVRIRQYVSKIFFVQNKADRLSSEELSESVQFNKRVIEEELGYDSLQIFPISARLALEGKISDNRNVLVSSNIDEFEQALGTFLMKERGLISLLSGANGAIKSASDIRVGIELERKAVQTPVVELEEKLRLFSARLLSVRKQKEEDLYLLEQVLNKLVVEQLDADLAALRSSQRRPLYKRLAQVSEEASGGNAAAVLNHLNNCMPGIVQEVLAAWQASELPRVSELLNDRLQGFTDKINALIDQVHDISGDVFDLKLEHFAPDQQLSGFSRFFVRTWNIRVNFEFAALPLLYILPGRWMRRRLLRAAWERLWEQFDMHCGQMRYDFVQRLQTSIHEYAKMLDAKIEDTAQGMESAVRKAMDERAKGQEAVDASLLQLDDQYRCVNDVLARLLEIKTDMSPST